In Desulfopila inferna, the DNA window TGTACAGGGATCAAGAATAAGGATTGAACTCCAAAGGGAAGTTGTGGGATTTTTTCATTCCTGAATGGCAATAGATCTCCAACGTGCTATGCTTAAAAAAATAATAGCAATTTCTGAAACGGACCACTATAGAATTCATAAATTTTCTCTATTCACAATGTATTCTTATGAAAATAATTTTTTATACAGCCGGCGGCACCATTGATAAGATTTATTTTGATGCCAAGAGTCAATATCAGGTAGGGGAACCGGTTCTTGAGGAAATCCTGCGCGACGGCAATGTCACCTTCGAGTTTGAAAGCAAGGTCATTCTACAAAAAGACAGTCTCGATCTGACCGATGAGGACCGTGACCGTATTTATACTGCCATCGACAATGACCCCGGTCGCCATATCATCCTGACCCATGGCACGGATACCATGGTTACTACTGCCAGACACCTACAAACCATCAAGGGCAAGGTTGTGGTGCTCACCGGCTCCATGTCCCCGGCTCGCTTTAAATCCAGTGATGCATCTTTCAATATAGCCTGCGCCGTCGGGGCGGTCCAGACACTTGGAGAGGGTATTTATATCGTCATGAACGGCAGGGTATTCCATCCTGATAATGTGGTAAAAAACGTAGAGAAATCAATATTTGAAGAGATCCACTGAATATCGCCCTTGCGAACGAATCACATCAGAGTGGAACTGAATTCCTCAAAAACCTTCTCGATAGGTATGGCAAAACCGATTCCCTCGGTGTCCCTGAGAATCATAGTGTTGACTCCATGCACAAAACCGTTTTCATCGATAAGCGGGCCACCGCTGTTGCCTGGGTTTATGGCCGCATCAGTCTGCAGAAATACCTGATCATCCATCTCTCTTTGACGATATCCGCTAAAGACTCCAGCCGTCACTGTATGTCGCAAACCCACGGGGCTGCCCACCGTATAAACCTTATCTCCCTGCCGGATGGACATGCCGCTGGGCGGCCTCTTCAATTGATGACCGTCGTGAGCAAACAGCGCCAGCAAAGCAAGATCATACTTCGAACTGGACAGCATGTAGCCGGCCTGGTGTTCATCTCCATTGGAAAGTATGATTTTTATCTGCGGGGCGGCGGAATCTTTTTCCAGCTTGGCCAGACGTTCTTCGCCTTCCTGCTGCTGCTGTATAACTTCAGCAAGATACTTTTCCCGTTCTCTGATAAGTATTTCAAGCTGGCTTTTTCCCGGACCGGCAGGCATTTTTTTCATTCGCCTGCGAAACTCGGCAAGTTTCTGCTCCTCTAGATCGATTATTTTTCTGCTTGTCTGTAACTTTTCCTGTATTTCCCTGAACTCATCCTCATTGAATTGCACCACATGTTTATTGGTGACAATGTAATTTTTCGCTATAAAGAAGCCCGATCCTGTTCCCCACGGTGTTTCAATGGATACTGTGGCCTCGCGGGCATATTCAACGGGTGATCTTCCATTCGGCTGCGAGGATGGCTGCTGCATCACTGCCGCTTGCGAAGAAGCCTGCTGCTCCACTGCCGTTTTCTGCGTGCTCTGCTGCTCTGCTGTTAGCGGACTCTGCAGCCTTACACCTTCACTCTGAACCGCGCCCGTGTCCGGTCTGGTGAAATAATATGTAGTTGCTGCCACAACAACGATCAGACCCAGTATTTGCGTGTATTTACCAATCCCGGACCTATCCGCCGCTTTTTTCTCCGTCAGTTCCTGCTTGCGTTTTTGGAAGGTTTTATACTTGGCAAAGATCAGACCGCATTGGCGACATTCGGATGCTTTTGCTTGAATGTGATTACATTTCGGGCACCGCATGTTTTTTTCCCTTCTATTAGAATTAACCTCCCTGCAGTCTCTGCTTGAGGTTGGCTGAACAGAACTTCCCAGGAGTGTGTCGGAGAATTGCAATTTTTTCTCAGATCAGGTCAGTACATGATATCGGAGTCTTCGCTACCTGCGAGCATTGATTTTCTGAAAACAATGCCGAGATGGGCGGTAAGTGAAGACTCCGAGAAAGTGCTTTCTCCGACAGGCCCCTAGAGAATCTGGCTGAGAAAGAGCTTGGTTCGCTCGTGCTGCGGATTATCAAAAAAGGCATTGGGTTCATTCTCTTCCACAATTTCTCCGTAATCCATAAAAATTACTCTGTCGGCCACAGTCTTGGCAAAACCCATCTCATGAGTGACGACGATCATGGTCATTCCCTCATCCGCCAGATCAACCATAACATCTAAAACTTCTTTGATCATTTCCGGATCAAGTGCAGAAGTCGGTTCATCAAAGAGCATGATTTTCGGCTTCATGCAAAGGCTTCGAGCTATGGCCACACGCTGCTGCTGACCGCCGGAGACCTGCCCTGGATACTTATTGGCCTGCTCGGGAATATGAACCATCTCCAGATAATGCATGGCCAGCTCTTCGGCTTCTCTTTTCGGGGTCTTTCTCACCCAGATAGGACCGAGGGTAAGATTCTCCAGGATAGTCAGGTGAGGAAAGAGGTTAAAGTGTTGAAAAACCATGCCCACTTCAGCCCGCACCTTTTCGATGTCCTTTAAATCTCTGGTCAACTCAGTACCGTTGACGATAATACGGCCACGCTGATGCTCTTCCAGCCGGTTGATACACCTGATCATCGTTGATTTCCCGGACCCGGAAGGACCGCAAACCACGATTCTCTCCTGAGGCTGCACCTGAAGATTAATGTTTTTGAGGACATGGAACTCATCAAACCATTTGTGCATCTCAACTATTTCAATGATGGCCCCGCCATCACTGGATGCGTCTGCATGCTGCCTGTTTTTCATGGATCTTTTCCTTGATGGCGTCGTAAAAACTCTTTATCTGCGTCGTTGCTGCAGAATTTACATTATTTCGATGTACTCTAGTACGCCGAAATAATGTAAATTTTGCGCGCCTAGCATATGAAGTTTTTTACTTAGCCATCCCTATTTTTTGGTTTTTACGAGTTTATCTTCTTTAAAGGCGTCTAAAATAATTTCCGTCCGTTGTACAGGCGCTAATTTCCCAGCTTCCAGCATTTGACGTCTGAAATTTTTTCAGCCATATATCAAATTTTAGTTTTCAAAGTATCTATTTCCGTTTTTCGAACTCACTTATTTTGCGGCAACATTTTTATACTCAAGCTCCCTTTCGATCCTTCTGCTGTATGTAGACATCGAGAAACAGCATAAATAATAAATAGCGGCCACAAAAATGTATGCTTCGGTACTGAAACCGGTCCATTCAGGTACATTAAGAATGGATTTGGTGGTGTTAAGTATATCGTAGAGAGCGATGATCACCACGAGCGAAGTATCTTTAAATGCAGAAATTAAAATCCCCACGGATGGCGGAATCACGATCTTCAAGGCCTGGGGCAGAATGACCAGGCGCATTTTCTGCCAGTAATTCAGACCAAGCGATTCGGCAGCCTCGTATTGCCCCTTATTGAGAGACTGCAACCCACCGCGAACAACTTCGGCTATATACGCTGCGGTAAACATGATTATGGCAACCTGAGCTCGCAGAACCTTGTCAATGGTAACCCCTTCCGGCAAAAACAGGGGAAACATCACCGACGACATAAACAGCAGAGTAATAAGCGGAACACCTCTGATCAATTCGATATAGACAACACAGAATGCTTTAATCACCGGCAAGGTGGATTGCCTGCCAAGGGCCAGAACGACCCCCAGTGGGTATGAGGCCAGGATACCAAAAAAGGAGAGCAGCAGAGTCAGCGGCAGTCCGCTCCATTTTGTAGTTTCGACTGAAACCAGGCCGAAGAGGCCGCCTTTCATCAGGAGGCCCATGACGAATAAAGCCACAAGCCAGAAATAGCCGAGCGTTTTGCTCCATTTTTTCCAGTCCCTGCTGTAGATCAGCATGGAAACAAGAATGATCATGGCCAACAATGGACGCCACTGGTGCTCATATGGATAATACCCGAAGATATTAAACCTGATATTCTGAGTTACCACCGACCAGCAGGCCCCTTCGGCCTGATGACATTCCTGTCCCGAGGTGAACCAGACACTGTCGATAAAGGCCCACTGCACAAACTGCGGTACTACTTTAACCAGAGCAAGAAATATCAGTATGGTTGCCAGGGAATTAAAAAATCCGCCAAAAAGGTTTTTTCTGACCCAGCCCAGAGCACCTATGTTGGTCAGGGGCGGCTTGATTGTTTCAACTTCAGGATGTGTGCTCATATTTACCGTTCAACAATTGCAATTTTCTTGTTGTACCAGTTCATGAATGCCGAAGTCAGCAGACTCAGGGTCAGGTACACCAGCATCATCAAGGCAACTCCTTCCACTGCCTGTCCGGTCTGGTTAATTGTGGTTCCGGCAACCTGGACGAAATCAGGATAGCCGATTGCCACCGCCAGAGAGCTGTTTTTCGTCAAATTGAGAAGCTGGCTGGTCAGTGGCGGTACGATTACCCGCAATGCCTGGGGAAAAATGACCCGGAACATAACATGTTTCGGTTTCAGGCCAATGGACATAGCCGCTTCCGTCTGCCCGCTGCTGATCGACTGTATTCCGGCCCGGACAATCTGCGCCACAAATGCCGCGGTGTAGAGCACCAGGCCGACAAGCAGCGCGGCAAATTCAGGACTGACATTCAACCCGCCTTGGATATTAAATCCTTTCATTACCGGCATATCCATCTCAGTTGGGGCACCTCCGATAATCCAGACCAGAAGGGGAATCCCGAGTATAATACCGGCTCCTGTCAGACCTGCGGGAAATTGCTGTCCGGTCATCTCCTGGCGCTTTCTGGCCCAGCGGGTGATAAAGATCACCAGGACAACCGCCACCAGAAGGCCGATCACCATATATGACCAGACCGGATTGTCCATCGGGACCGCCAAATCGATTCCGCGGTTGGAAATAAGCACCCCCGGAATTGGATTCAGTGCCTGGCGAGGACCTGGAAACGCTTCATAAAAAAGGGCATAGAAAAAAAACAGCTGAAGCAGTACCGGAATGTTCTGGAATAATTCAACATAATACGTCCCCAGCTTCGCCAGAAGCCAGTTCTTGGAAAGGGAGAAGACGCCGACAAGAGTTCCCAGCACCGTAGTCAGCAGCATGCCGACCACCGATACTTTCAGCGTATTGAGAAGACCGACCACCAGAGCTCTGCCATACGAGTCCGCAGCCGAATATTCGATGGGACTCTCGCCTATTTCGAAGGCAGCTTCACGCTCCACAAAACCAAAACCACTGGCGATGGATTGCCTCGCCATATTCTCCTGGACATTGGAAATAAGATAATAGCCGACGAAGGCCACTATCATCGCTGTAATAATCTGATAAAGGATGCCTCTGGTTTTTTCATCATTCCAGAAATAAACCTTCTTCAAAGGAGTAATATTCGTTTCAGCCATTGAGCCACACAGATTTTTTTTGCTGAGAAAAGATCATTTGAGCCTGAAAAACGGCACAGGCTCCGGTCAAACGACACACCGGCTGAGGCGGAGAAAATAACTTTTCCCAGCAGCGCCGGTACTTCTGCTTTAGTACCTTACTCCTTAAAAACTGTCAGAAAAAACAAGAAAAGGAATAAGTATTTGATAACTGCGAATTGCCCTCTATATCCAAGGTACTTATCCAGCTCAGCTGGGTTAGTAACTTACAGGTTGTTTTCTTGTTTTTTGCAAGAAAATATTCTGTCTAAAGGTTCTTATACCCCTCAGGGGGTACTGTAAAGAGTCCAGCTCAGCTGGGTTAGAGACAAATGTATCGAAATTACAAAAAAAAACCCATTCCGAATGAAACACCTGCAGTGGTTCAGAATGGGTTTTTTTTCTTTACCTCATGTTACCCTCGATAGGTTCAAACTTCTTACTTGATAATATCGTAAAAAGTGATCTAAATTAACTGGATGGACTCTGGAGAAACGGGTCCATCTTACTTGAAAGGAGGAGAGTACATAAGCCCACCATTTGTCCAGAGTGCGTTTAGACCGCGCTCAATTCCAAGAGGTGTGTTTACTCCGACATTGCGCTCAAAGACTTCACCATAGTTGCCGACTTTTTTGATGATATTGTAGGCGAACTTTTCATCGAGACCAAGGGCTTCACCGTTTCCCGGGGTAACTCCGAGAAAGCGCTGAATTTTAGGATTGTTGCTCTTCAGCATTTCATCGACATTTTCAGAATTGATGCCCAGCTCTTCGGCATTGATCATCGCCAAGACGGCGTAATTGACGATATCTTTCCACTGGTTATCGCCATGGCGGACAGCCGGAGCGAGAGGTTCCTTGGAAATGATTTCGGGCAGAATCGTATATTGATCAGGTTGCGGAGCACTGGCCCTGATCCCGGCGAGCTGAGAGGCATCCGAGGTCATCACGTCGCAACGGCCGGCGAAGAATGCCTGAGAAAGCTCGGCTGTTGATTCAATCGTTACGGTCTTCCACTCCATATCGTTGGAGCGGAAAAAATCAGCGGCATTCTGTTCAGTTGTGGTCCCGGGAAGAACACAGACCGTGGCGCCGTCCAGCTCATGAGCACTTTTCACACCCAGGGCTTTGGGTATCATGAAGCCTTGCCCGTCATAGTAGTTCACCTGGACAAAATCCAAACCCAGAGCAGTGTCCCGGCTTAATGTCTGCGTGGCGTTACGGGTTAAAAGATCTATTTCTTTGGACTGCAGTGCGGTAAATCTGGTTTTTGCGGTCAGCGGAGTGTAACGAACTTTATCTTTATAATCTCCAAAGATCGCCACGGCTACAGCCCGTGCCGTATCGACATCGAGTCCTTTCCATTCACCTTTCTGATCCGCCTTGCCGAAGCCGAAAAGATCTCCGTTAACTCCAACCTGAATATACCCTTTGGACTTGACGTCCTTCAAGGTATCACCGGTATCTGCAAATACCAGGGTTGTTGAAGATAAAAGCAGGGTACAGCCGAACATAAATCCTTTAAGATAGCGCATTATTCCCTCCACTTTGTAATTAACCTTTGGGATCTCTCCCCCGAACAATCCATTGTAACGACGGTAAGAATTCAACAATGACGACATGGTAAAAAAGAACTCTTTATTTAGTAGCATACAAACCTTGCATCCCGCAACAAGTTATTCTATTGATGTCTTCCATTGAAATTTCGCATTATTCAGAATGAGCACCTCAACTTGGAGCTTCACCAACTGTCATTCCGGCACAGATAATGC includes these proteins:
- a CDS encoding asparaginase domain-containing protein — translated: MKIIFYTAGGTIDKIYFDAKSQYQVGEPVLEEILRDGNVTFEFESKVILQKDSLDLTDEDRDRIYTAIDNDPGRHIILTHGTDTMVTTARHLQTIKGKVVVLTGSMSPARFKSSDASFNIACAVGAVQTLGEGIYIVMNGRVFHPDNVVKNVEKSIFEEIH
- a CDS encoding trypsin-like peptidase domain-containing protein; translated protein: MRCPKCNHIQAKASECRQCGLIFAKYKTFQKRKQELTEKKAADRSGIGKYTQILGLIVVVAATTYYFTRPDTGAVQSEGVRLQSPLTAEQQSTQKTAVEQQASSQAAVMQQPSSQPNGRSPVEYAREATVSIETPWGTGSGFFIAKNYIVTNKHVVQFNEDEFREIQEKLQTSRKIIDLEEQKLAEFRRRMKKMPAGPGKSQLEILIREREKYLAEVIQQQQEGEERLAKLEKDSAAPQIKIILSNGDEHQAGYMLSSSKYDLALLALFAHDGHQLKRPPSGMSIRQGDKVYTVGSPVGLRHTVTAGVFSGYRQREMDDQVFLQTDAAINPGNSGGPLIDENGFVHGVNTMILRDTEGIGFAIPIEKVFEEFSSTLM
- a CDS encoding amino acid ABC transporter ATP-binding protein, which produces MHKWFDEFHVLKNINLQVQPQERIVVCGPSGSGKSTMIRCINRLEEHQRGRIIVNGTELTRDLKDIEKVRAEVGMVFQHFNLFPHLTILENLTLGPIWVRKTPKREAEELAMHYLEMVHIPEQANKYPGQVSGGQQQRVAIARSLCMKPKIMLFDEPTSALDPEMIKEVLDVMVDLADEGMTMIVVTHEMGFAKTVADRVIFMDYGEIVEENEPNAFFDNPQHERTKLFLSQIL
- a CDS encoding amino acid ABC transporter permease, which produces MSTHPEVETIKPPLTNIGALGWVRKNLFGGFFNSLATILIFLALVKVVPQFVQWAFIDSVWFTSGQECHQAEGACWSVVTQNIRFNIFGYYPYEHQWRPLLAMIILVSMLIYSRDWKKWSKTLGYFWLVALFVMGLLMKGGLFGLVSVETTKWSGLPLTLLLSFFGILASYPLGVVLALGRQSTLPVIKAFCVVYIELIRGVPLITLLFMSSVMFPLFLPEGVTIDKVLRAQVAIIMFTAAYIAEVVRGGLQSLNKGQYEAAESLGLNYWQKMRLVILPQALKIVIPPSVGILISAFKDTSLVVIIALYDILNTTKSILNVPEWTGFSTEAYIFVAAIYYLCCFSMSTYSRRIERELEYKNVAAK
- a CDS encoding amino acid ABC transporter permease yields the protein MAETNITPLKKVYFWNDEKTRGILYQIITAMIVAFVGYYLISNVQENMARQSIASGFGFVEREAAFEIGESPIEYSAADSYGRALVVGLLNTLKVSVVGMLLTTVLGTLVGVFSLSKNWLLAKLGTYYVELFQNIPVLLQLFFFYALFYEAFPGPRQALNPIPGVLISNRGIDLAVPMDNPVWSYMVIGLLVAVVLVIFITRWARKRQEMTGQQFPAGLTGAGIILGIPLLVWIIGGAPTEMDMPVMKGFNIQGGLNVSPEFAALLVGLVLYTAAFVAQIVRAGIQSISSGQTEAAMSIGLKPKHVMFRVIFPQALRVIVPPLTSQLLNLTKNSSLAVAIGYPDFVQVAGTTINQTGQAVEGVALMMLVYLTLSLLTSAFMNWYNKKIAIVER
- a CDS encoding amino acid ABC transporter substrate-binding protein, encoding MFGCTLLLSSTTLVFADTGDTLKDVKSKGYIQVGVNGDLFGFGKADQKGEWKGLDVDTARAVAVAIFGDYKDKVRYTPLTAKTRFTALQSKEIDLLTRNATQTLSRDTALGLDFVQVNYYDGQGFMIPKALGVKSAHELDGATVCVLPGTTTEQNAADFFRSNDMEWKTVTIESTAELSQAFFAGRCDVMTSDASQLAGIRASAPQPDQYTILPEIISKEPLAPAVRHGDNQWKDIVNYAVLAMINAEELGINSENVDEMLKSNNPKIQRFLGVTPGNGEALGLDEKFAYNIIKKVGNYGEVFERNVGVNTPLGIERGLNALWTNGGLMYSPPFK